The following coding sequences lie in one Alloacidobacterium dinghuense genomic window:
- the pyrH gene encoding UMP kinase translates to MYNRVVLKLSGEALAAGRGFGVDGDRVHEIAGEIAEVRDLGVDIAIVVGGGNFFRGVAEQAKEMDRVSADHMGMLATVINALAIQDALEKCGVHARVMSAIEMHQVCEPYIRRRAIRHLEKGRVVIFAAGTGNPYFSTDTAASLRAMEIKADVLLKATKVEGIYDADPVIKTDAVKFEQITYMDILRLGLKVMDTTAVSLCKDNNLPMIIFNMNRPGNIRRVISGEKVGSLVTA, encoded by the coding sequence ATGTACAATCGCGTCGTTTTGAAGCTTTCTGGAGAAGCGCTGGCCGCAGGACGCGGCTTTGGCGTTGACGGTGACCGCGTCCACGAAATCGCTGGCGAAATTGCCGAGGTCAGGGACTTGGGAGTGGATATCGCTATTGTGGTTGGCGGCGGGAACTTCTTTCGCGGCGTGGCCGAGCAGGCCAAGGAAATGGATCGCGTCTCGGCTGACCATATGGGCATGCTGGCTACGGTCATCAATGCGCTGGCTATTCAGGACGCACTGGAGAAATGCGGCGTACATGCGCGGGTGATGTCGGCGATTGAGATGCATCAGGTTTGCGAGCCTTACATCCGGCGACGGGCGATTCGGCACTTGGAAAAGGGTCGTGTGGTGATTTTTGCCGCTGGCACCGGAAATCCGTACTTTTCCACAGATACGGCGGCATCTTTGCGAGCCATGGAGATCAAGGCGGACGTCTTATTGAAAGCGACCAAAGTGGAAGGCATCTACGATGCTGACCCGGTCATCAAAACCGATGCTGTGAAATTTGAGCAGATTACGTATATGGACATCCTGCGGTTGGGCTTGAAAGTAATGGATACGACCGCAGTTAGCCTGTGCAAAGACAACAATCTGCCCATGATTATCTTCAACATGAACCGGCCGGGAAATATCCGACGCGTAATCAGCGGGGAGAAGGTCGGGTCACTGGTGACAGCCTGA